A section of the Meles meles chromosome 8, mMelMel3.1 paternal haplotype, whole genome shotgun sequence genome encodes:
- the LOC123948638 gene encoding olfactory receptor 4P4-like: protein MENKNNVTVFIFLGLSQNKNIEILCFVLFLFCYIAIWVGNLLIIISITCSPLMNQPMYFFLNCLSLSDLCYTSTVTPKLMSDLLAERKTISYSSCMTQLFTIHLFGGVEIFILTGMAYDCYVAICKPLHYTVIMSRERCHATITACCTGALIHSASQFLLTIFLPFCGPNEIDHYFCDVYPLLKLACRDTYRIGLLVVVNSGLIALMTFVILMVSYFLILYTLRAYPAESRSKALSTCTSHITVVVLFFVPILFIYIRPATTFPEDKVFALFYTIISPMFNPLIYTLRNMEMKNAVKKMWYHHLFGKGTNLY from the coding sequence ATGGAAAATAAGAATAACGtcactgtgtttattttcttggGACTGTCTCAAAACAAGAACATTGAAATCCTctgctttgtattatttttattttgctacatTGCTATTTGGGTGGGAAACTTGCTCATAATAATTTCTATCACGTGCAGTCCACTAATGAACCaacccatgtatttcttccttaattGCCTCTCACTCTCCGACCTTTGCTACACCTCAACAGTGACACCTAAACTAATGTCTGATTTACTGGCAGAAAGGAAGACCATTTCCTACAGCAGCTGCATGACACAGCTTTTTACCATACATTTATTTGGAGGTGTGGAGATCTTCATCCTCACAGGGATGGCCTATGACTGCTACGTGGCCATCTGTAAGCCCCTGCACTACACCGTCATCATGAGCAGAGAGAGGTGTCACGCAACCATCACAGCCTGCTGTACTGGGGCATTAATCCACTCTGCCAGTCAGTTCCTCCTCACCATCTTCCTACCCTTCTGTGGCCCCAATGAGATAGATCACTACTTCTGCGACGTGTATCCTTTACTGAAGTTGGCCTGCAGGGACACATACAGAATTGGTCTCTTGGTCGTTGTCAATTCAGGACTGATTGCTCTGATGACTTTTGTGATTTTGATGGTGTCCTATTTTCTGATATTATACACCCTTAGAGCTTACCCTGCAGAGAGCCGCTCCAAAGCTCTTTCCACCTGCACTTCCCACATCACAGTTGTGGTTCTGTTTTTTGTGCCTATTCTCTTCATTTACATTCGGCCGGCCACAACTTTCCCAGAAGACAAAGTATTTGCTCTTTTCTACACCATCATTTCCCCTATGTTCAACCCTCTGATCTACACACTGAgaaacatggagatgaagaatgctgtgaagaaaatgtggtatcaTCATTTGTTTGGGAAGGGAACTAACTTGTATTAA
- the LOC123949845 gene encoding LOW QUALITY PROTEIN: olfactory receptor 4P4-like (The sequence of the model RefSeq protein was modified relative to this genomic sequence to represent the inferred CDS: inserted 2 bases in 1 codon), producing MEIQRNISEFILLGLSYNQNIQKFCFVFFLFCYVSVLVGNLLILVSVRCSDLFYQPMYYFLSHLSFMDICYTSCVTPKLIGDLLLARKTISYDNCMLQVFVLHFLGMIEILILTVMAFDRYAAICKPLHYLLIMNRTRCHLLVLAAWAGGALHSFPQLLMAIQLPFCGPNEINHYYCDIFPLLKVACTDTYITGVLVVANSGTVTLVTFVLLFGSYVVILLSLRNRSTEGRCKALSTCGSHITVVILFFGPLIFAYLRPPTTFPEDKIFALFYTIIAPMFNPLIYTLRNTEMKKAMRRVWCQRXSEEKHN from the exons ATGGAAATTCAGAGAAACATCTCAGAATTCATCCTTTTGGGACTATCCTATAACCAGAACATACaaaaattttgctttgttttcttcttattttgttatgtttctgTCTTGGTGGGAAATCTCCTAATTCTTGTCTCTGTTCGATGCAGTGACCTTTTTTACCAACCGATGTACTATTTCCTCAGCCATTTATCCTTCATGGACATTTGCTACACCTCCTGTGTGACACCCAAACTAATTGGTGACCTGCTACTGGCTAGAAAAACCATCTCTTATGATAACTGCATGTTACAGGTCTTTGTCTTGCACTTCCTGGGAATGATTGAAATCCTCATTCTTACAGTCATGGCCTTTGATCGCTATGCTGCCATCTGCAAACCTCTCCACTACCTGCTTATCATGAACAGGACAAGGTGCCATCTCCTAGTCTTGGCTGCGTGGGCTGGTGGGGCTCTCCATTCTTTTCCTCAATTATTGATGGCAATCCAATTGCCCTTCTGTGGCCCCAATGAAATCAATCACTACTATTGTGATATCTTCCCTCTGCTGAAAGTTGCCTGCACTGACACCTACATCACTGGGGTCCTTGTGGTTGCCAATTCAGGAACGGTCACTTTAGTTACCTTTGTTCTCTTGTTTGGGTCTTATGTTGTTATATTACTCAGTTTAAGAAATCGTTCAACTGAAGGAAGATGCAAAGCTCTCTCTACCTGTGGGTCTCATATCACTGTGGTGATCCTATTTTTTGGACCACTAATCTTCGCTTACCTTCGACCTCCTACCACTTTCCCTGAGGACAAAATATTTGCACTATTTTACACCATCATTGCGCCTATGTTCAATCCCCTAATCTACACTCTGAgaaatacagagatgaaaaaagCTATGAGAAGGGTTTGGTGTCAAAG ATCGGAAGAAAAACACAATTGA